From Salinirubellus salinus, the proteins below share one genomic window:
- a CDS encoding histidine phosphatase family protein produces MHTVLLLRHGESTWNTENRVQGWAPTPLTDRGVEQAAAAGRLLAAEYDVDRVFASDLRRTRETTVHALHAAGWDHDPTFDRAWRERSMGQLQGLTVEEAYGGHPEYSLLHSGIHGARATPPGGESFLEMRERVLAGWDALTGRHDEGTTLVVSHGGPIFALLAHVEDRDFLSTLGEGWASNGSVAELRVDGDGTEVVRTNLRPDGVAADGGDTEDPDPSTEDRMRGER; encoded by the coding sequence GTGCACACCGTGTTGCTGTTGCGCCACGGCGAGTCGACGTGGAACACCGAGAACCGCGTTCAGGGGTGGGCGCCGACGCCGCTGACCGACCGTGGGGTCGAGCAGGCGGCGGCCGCCGGGCGACTGCTCGCCGCCGAGTACGACGTGGACCGCGTGTTCGCCTCGGACCTCCGGCGGACGAGGGAGACGACGGTCCACGCGCTCCACGCGGCCGGCTGGGACCACGACCCGACGTTCGACCGGGCGTGGCGCGAGCGCTCGATGGGGCAGTTACAGGGACTCACCGTCGAGGAGGCCTACGGCGGCCACCCGGAGTACTCGCTGCTCCACTCGGGTATCCACGGCGCCCGCGCCACCCCGCCCGGCGGCGAGTCGTTCCTCGAGATGCGCGAGCGGGTGCTGGCCGGGTGGGACGCGCTGACCGGCCGCCACGACGAGGGGACGACGCTCGTCGTGAGCCACGGCGGGCCCATCTTCGCCCTGCTGGCGCACGTCGAGGACCGGGACTTCCTCTCGACGCTCGGCGAGGGGTGGGCCTCGAACGGCTCGGTGGCGGAACTCCGGGTGGACGGGGACGGGACCGAGGTGGTGCGGACGAACCTCCGCCCGGACGGGGTGGCCGCGGACGGGGGCGACACCGAAGACCCGGACCCGAGCACCGAGGACCGGATGCGAGGGGAACGGTGA
- a CDS encoding FecCD family ABC transporter permease: MSDADTPGTTAGGSLAESGDTEGATARNPVTAYEERVHRKLLVVGGLLAVLLSLSAYALLTGPIEVPLRSLPGILLGGQGGTPARVVWNIRLPRIAAAVGAGFGLAVAGTVLQSLLRNPLASPYTLGISQAAAFGAAVAIVVFGAGSSTTSSALDWVPYLVTATAFAAAMCSTAAILLVARFRPATPETLVLTGIALGAFFAAGTSALEYFATNVQLAALVAWKFGTVSGATWDANLVLWVTAAVAGLYFVRRAWAYEVLDAGDDTARSLGVDVTRVRITGMIVASFLTSVVVSLFGVIGFVGLVVPHIVRRIVGGDERFLVVAASVAGGALLVASDLVARTVIAPVVLPVGIVTAFVGVPLFLYLIVNGREYW, encoded by the coding sequence GTGTCCGACGCCGACACACCCGGCACGACGGCCGGGGGGTCGCTCGCGGAGAGCGGCGACACCGAGGGGGCCACGGCCCGGAACCCCGTCACCGCCTACGAGGAGCGCGTCCACCGGAAGCTCCTCGTCGTCGGAGGCCTCCTCGCCGTCCTCCTGAGCCTGTCGGCGTACGCACTCCTGACCGGTCCCATCGAGGTGCCGCTCCGGTCGCTCCCCGGCATCCTGCTCGGCGGGCAGGGTGGCACCCCCGCGCGAGTGGTCTGGAACATTCGCCTACCGCGCATCGCGGCGGCCGTCGGCGCCGGGTTCGGCCTCGCCGTCGCCGGGACCGTCCTCCAGAGCCTCCTGCGGAACCCGCTGGCCTCACCCTACACGCTGGGCATTTCGCAGGCCGCGGCGTTCGGCGCGGCCGTCGCCATCGTCGTCTTCGGTGCCGGCTCCTCGACGACGAGTTCCGCGCTCGACTGGGTGCCGTACCTCGTCACGGCGACGGCGTTCGCCGCGGCGATGTGCTCGACGGCGGCCATCCTCCTCGTCGCGCGGTTCCGCCCGGCCACCCCCGAGACGCTCGTGCTGACCGGCATCGCGCTCGGGGCGTTCTTCGCCGCCGGCACCTCCGCGCTGGAGTACTTCGCCACGAACGTCCAGCTCGCGGCGCTGGTGGCGTGGAAGTTCGGCACCGTCTCCGGCGCGACGTGGGACGCCAACCTCGTCCTCTGGGTGACGGCGGCCGTCGCCGGCCTCTACTTCGTCCGGCGCGCGTGGGCCTACGAGGTGCTGGACGCGGGCGACGACACGGCCCGGTCGCTCGGTGTCGACGTGACCCGCGTCCGCATCACGGGGATGATCGTCGCCTCGTTCCTGACGAGCGTCGTCGTCTCGCTGTTCGGTGTCATCGGGTTCGTCGGCCTCGTCGTCCCGCACATCGTCCGACGCATCGTCGGCGGTGACGAGCGGTTCCTCGTCGTTGCCGCCAGCGTCGCCGGGGGCGCCCTGCTCGTCGCCTCGGACCTCGTCGCTCGCACCGTCATCGCACCGGTCGTCCTCCCCGTGGGTATCGTCACCGCCTTCGTCGGCGTGCCGCTGTTCCTCTACCTCATCGTCAACGGGAGGGAGTACTGGTGA
- a CDS encoding histidine phosphatase family protein — MRVVVVRHGETDWNLNGRMQGHAPVPLNETGRQQADRVGRYLAREYAFDRVVASDLLRTRQTAEHVGEHVDAPVEFDSAWRERDLGVYQGLSYGDIHERFPEFALGEAAVRAASEVPEGGESILQMRDRVVDGWREVLDGGDGTVLVVTHGGPIYLLLGHVKTLDVETALLEHSQSNCGVNEFHHDGTTRVVRENVTEWDEGDAIDGAFGNADGRAAEE; from the coding sequence ATGCGAGTCGTCGTGGTCCGACACGGGGAGACGGACTGGAACCTGAACGGGCGGATGCAGGGGCACGCCCCGGTGCCGCTGAACGAGACGGGTCGCCAGCAGGCCGACCGTGTGGGCCGCTACCTCGCCCGCGAGTACGCGTTCGACCGCGTGGTCGCCTCTGACCTCCTACGGACCCGCCAGACCGCCGAGCACGTCGGCGAGCACGTCGACGCTCCCGTCGAGTTCGACAGCGCGTGGCGCGAGCGTGACCTCGGCGTCTACCAGGGACTCTCCTACGGCGACATCCACGAGCGGTTCCCGGAGTTCGCGCTGGGCGAGGCGGCGGTCCGTGCCGCGAGCGAGGTACCGGAGGGCGGCGAGTCGATACTCCAGATGCGCGACCGGGTGGTCGACGGGTGGCGCGAGGTCCTCGACGGCGGCGACGGGACGGTGCTGGTCGTCACGCACGGTGGGCCCATCTATCTCCTGCTGGGACACGTGAAGACCCTCGACGTCGAGACGGCGCTCCTCGAGCACTCCCAGTCGAACTGCGGGGTCAACGAGTTTCACCACGACGGGACGACCCGCGTGGTCCGCGAGAACGTCACCGAGTGGGACGAGGGCGACGCTATCGACGGGGCGTTCGGGAACGCGGACGGGCGGGCCGCGGAGGAGTAG
- the larE gene encoding ATP-dependent sacrificial sulfur transferase LarE — protein sequence MTDATLDEKIAAVREDLAGFDGVLVAFSGGVDSAVVAALAHDALGDDAVACTARSETLPAAELEDATRVAEEIGIRHETTTFSELDDPNFVLNDGDRCYHCRTMRLGKMFETARELGISTVCDGTNASDPGEGHRPGLRAVAEMDAYSPLLEHDVTKPEVRAIAERYDLSVADKPSMACLSSRIPTGLEVTEERLSRVERAETLLREWGFEQFRVRDHDGLARIEVGTEELERALDPAFAEAAEHHLSDIGFEHVTLDLGGYETGSVSPAGEDEEVEADVEAILDADYPSVDD from the coding sequence ATGACCGACGCCACGCTGGACGAGAAGATTGCGGCCGTCCGCGAGGACCTCGCCGGCTTCGACGGCGTCCTCGTCGCGTTCTCCGGCGGCGTGGACTCCGCCGTGGTCGCGGCGCTCGCCCACGACGCGCTCGGGGACGACGCCGTCGCCTGCACGGCCCGCAGCGAGACGCTCCCCGCAGCGGAACTCGAGGACGCCACCCGCGTCGCCGAGGAGATCGGCATCCGCCACGAGACGACCACGTTCTCCGAACTCGACGACCCGAACTTCGTCCTCAACGACGGCGACCGGTGCTACCACTGCCGGACGATGCGGCTCGGGAAGATGTTCGAGACGGCCCGCGAACTGGGCATCTCGACGGTCTGTGACGGCACGAACGCGTCCGACCCCGGCGAGGGCCACCGGCCCGGCCTCCGCGCCGTCGCGGAGATGGACGCCTACTCCCCCCTGCTCGAACACGACGTCACCAAGCCCGAGGTCCGCGCGATCGCCGAGCGCTACGACCTCTCCGTGGCCGACAAGCCCTCGATGGCCTGTCTCTCCTCGCGCATCCCGACCGGCCTCGAGGTGACCGAGGAACGCCTCTCGCGCGTGGAGCGGGCCGAGACCCTCCTCCGCGAGTGGGGGTTCGAGCAGTTCCGCGTGCGCGACCACGACGGTCTCGCCCGCATCGAGGTCGGCACCGAGGAACTGGAACGCGCGCTGGACCCGGCGTTCGCCGAGGCCGCGGAACACCACCTGAGCGATATCGGCTTCGAGCACGTCACGCTCGACCTGGGCGGCTACGAGACGGGGAGCGTCTCGCCGGCCGGCGAGGACGAGGAGGTGGAAGCGGACGTCGAGGCCATCCTCGACGCCGACTACCCGAGCGTCGACGACTGA
- a CDS encoding twin-arginine translocase subunit TatC, with the protein MAEESSDEPPAPDTSDGSDGATDGTDGEDAPAAASDGADEASATDSAPDTAGYDPEEDDYEEGFGQNLSEEDIEELEAAWDPTGGQGWPHAVGDHRSDEGADADATDDLPDESDADDPADADEEFDDVELEPPEYESPVDPEAEQPDSHSEPESPGEAKSDGGYADGTGTAGSEFETPGADEEFVHDGPASDQEMPLADHIEEMVRRLGVVLVVMAIVSGIVFPFGAEIINFLWYSILNSGPVVGDVPQPRVYAPLALILARLKVATLAGFVVGLPVFVYETYLFMRPGLYPKERRYYLASVPTSLVLATVGVLFAYFLVLPFLFTYFLGYTENAAEIAFGLTETFDLMVLMLGWFALIFQIPLFVALALMMGIVSRRWMADRRLYFWGAFVGIAFLFAPDPTGMAPILVAATMIALFEGTLFLDKWTKRGREALFGR; encoded by the coding sequence ATGGCTGAGGAGTCGTCGGACGAGCCGCCAGCCCCGGACACGTCCGACGGGAGCGACGGTGCCACCGACGGCACCGACGGGGAAGACGCGCCGGCGGCGGCGTCCGACGGAGCCGACGAGGCGTCGGCGACCGACTCGGCGCCCGACACGGCCGGCTACGACCCCGAGGAAGACGACTACGAGGAGGGGTTCGGCCAGAACCTCTCCGAGGAGGACATCGAGGAACTGGAGGCGGCGTGGGACCCGACGGGTGGACAGGGCTGGCCGCACGCCGTCGGCGACCACCGGAGCGACGAGGGAGCGGACGCCGACGCGACGGACGACCTGCCCGACGAGTCCGACGCCGACGACCCGGCCGACGCCGACGAGGAGTTCGACGACGTCGAACTCGAGCCCCCCGAGTACGAGAGTCCGGTCGACCCGGAGGCGGAGCAGCCGGACTCGCACTCGGAGCCGGAGTCGCCGGGCGAGGCCAAGTCCGACGGCGGCTACGCCGACGGCACGGGCACTGCCGGGTCGGAGTTCGAGACGCCCGGTGCGGACGAGGAGTTCGTCCACGACGGCCCGGCCAGCGACCAGGAGATGCCGCTGGCCGACCACATCGAGGAGATGGTCCGCCGACTGGGCGTCGTCCTCGTCGTGATGGCCATCGTCAGCGGCATCGTCTTCCCGTTCGGCGCGGAGATCATCAACTTCCTCTGGTACTCAATCCTCAACTCCGGGCCGGTGGTCGGCGACGTGCCCCAACCGCGGGTGTACGCTCCGCTGGCGCTCATCCTCGCCCGGCTGAAGGTGGCGACGCTCGCCGGCTTCGTCGTCGGCCTCCCCGTCTTCGTCTACGAGACGTACCTGTTCATGCGCCCCGGGCTCTACCCGAAGGAGCGCCGCTACTACCTCGCGAGCGTCCCGACGAGCCTCGTGCTCGCCACCGTCGGCGTGCTGTTCGCGTACTTCCTCGTCCTCCCGTTCCTGTTCACGTACTTCCTCGGTTACACGGAGAACGCCGCGGAGATCGCGTTCGGCCTGACCGAGACGTTCGACCTGATGGTCCTGATGCTCGGCTGGTTCGCGCTCATCTTCCAGATCCCCCTGTTCGTGGCGCTGGCGCTGATGATGGGCATCGTCTCCCGGCGGTGGATGGCGGACCGGCGCCTCTACTTCTGGGGGGCGTTCGTCGGCATCGCGTTCCTGTTCGCGCCCGACCCGACCGGGATGGCGCCCATCCTCGTCGCGGCGACGATGATCGCCCTGTTCGAGGGGACGCTGTTCCTCGACAAGTGGACCAAACGGGGGCGCGAGGCGCTGTTCGGGCGGTGA
- a CDS encoding ABC transporter ATP-binding protein gives MIELDAVTAGYDDPVVSDVSFDVERGELVALLGPNGVGKSTLLRTVLGLRDPLSGTVTLDGEDVATLERTDVARRLGYVPQSESGGLPSTVFETVLTGRKPHTSWRPTAEDREVVGEVLTEVGIDDLAMRPLTDLSGGQRQQVRLARALAQQPAALVLDEPTSSLDLRHQFDVLDHVARLADEGLAVLFALHDLELATRYADRLVFLADGEVAAVGGPEVVTSDLVAEVYDIRARVVDVEGHRVVLPDP, from the coding sequence GTGATCGAACTCGACGCGGTCACGGCGGGCTACGACGACCCGGTCGTCTCCGACGTCTCGTTCGACGTGGAGCGGGGCGAACTGGTCGCGCTGCTCGGCCCGAACGGCGTCGGGAAGTCCACGCTGTTGCGGACCGTCCTCGGCCTCCGTGACCCGCTCTCGGGGACGGTCACGCTCGACGGCGAGGACGTGGCGACGCTGGAGCGGACCGACGTGGCCCGACGGCTGGGCTACGTCCCACAGTCCGAATCGGGAGGGCTCCCCTCGACGGTGTTCGAGACGGTGCTCACGGGGCGGAAACCGCACACCTCGTGGCGGCCCACCGCGGAGGACCGCGAGGTGGTCGGCGAGGTGCTGACGGAGGTCGGTATCGACGACCTCGCGATGCGACCCCTGACGGACCTCTCGGGGGGGCAGCGCCAGCAGGTCAGACTGGCACGGGCACTCGCCCAGCAGCCGGCGGCGCTCGTCCTCGACGAACCGACGAGCAGTCTGGACCTGCGCCACCAGTTCGACGTGCTGGACCACGTCGCCCGCCTCGCCGACGAGGGGCTCGCGGTGCTGTTCGCGCTCCACGACCTCGAACTGGCGACGCGATACGCCGACCGCCTCGTCTTCCTCGCGGACGGGGAGGTGGCGGCCGTCGGCGGTCCCGAGGTGGTCACCTCGGATCTGGTCGCCGAGGTGTACGACATCCGCGCCCGCGTCGTCGACGTGGAGGGCCACCGGGTCGTCCTGCCGGACCCCTGA
- a CDS encoding ABC transporter substrate-binding protein encodes MERQRSRRRVLQGLGALGVGGLTGLAGCTSGTGDDGTPTGTPPDGDGVSTATTTDSPTGTPAPRTVTDAVGRSVTVPAEVERVVALGSGGLRFVVYAGGVDRVVGAEQLETTNADRPFRPYTLANRQLTDLPTVGTRKSPDLERVLQRDPDVVVYGYASESDADTVQEQLGVPVVVTRPGGLTPDLRDGFFGTLDLLGTVLGTTERTESLKGYVEETLADLESRASGVDPKPQGYVGYLGRGKHGLTFTQPSYVPFAFGGVANVAEGASGTDDGGGGGGGGGGGGGGGGSGGGGGGGGGGGGGGGGGGRKGATRITIDPETLIQWDPEVLFVDLGTETYEALDAPEYQDVTAIANDEVYAVLPTRDYGTNFGTVVADAYAVGAAANPDAYEVDPVAKANEVYETFVGEGVYEGVADAYGEGFGPMR; translated from the coding sequence ATGGAGAGACAACGCTCGCGACGGCGGGTGCTGCAGGGACTCGGTGCACTCGGGGTCGGGGGGCTGACCGGCCTCGCGGGCTGCACCTCGGGGACGGGCGACGACGGGACCCCGACGGGGACACCCCCAGACGGTGACGGGGTGTCGACGGCGACGACCACGGACTCGCCGACGGGGACGCCGGCCCCGCGGACGGTGACCGACGCTGTGGGCCGTAGCGTGACGGTGCCCGCCGAGGTGGAGCGAGTGGTGGCCCTCGGCTCCGGCGGGTTGCGCTTCGTCGTCTACGCCGGCGGTGTCGACCGGGTGGTCGGCGCCGAGCAGCTGGAGACGACGAACGCCGACCGGCCGTTCCGCCCCTACACGCTGGCGAACCGGCAGTTGACCGACCTCCCGACGGTCGGGACCCGCAAGAGCCCGGACCTCGAACGGGTCCTCCAGCGCGACCCGGACGTGGTCGTCTACGGCTACGCGAGCGAGAGCGACGCCGACACGGTGCAGGAACAGCTCGGCGTCCCCGTCGTCGTCACCCGACCGGGCGGGCTGACGCCGGACCTGCGCGACGGCTTCTTCGGCACGCTCGACCTCCTCGGGACGGTCCTCGGCACCACCGAGCGGACCGAGTCGCTGAAGGGCTACGTCGAGGAGACGCTCGCGGACCTCGAATCGCGCGCGTCCGGCGTCGACCCGAAGCCACAGGGCTACGTCGGCTACCTCGGCCGCGGCAAACACGGCCTCACCTTCACCCAACCCAGCTACGTCCCGTTCGCGTTCGGCGGTGTCGCCAACGTCGCCGAGGGAGCCTCCGGGACCGACGACGGCGGCGGCGGTGGCGGTGGCGGTGGTGGCGGTGGTGGCGGAGGAGGCAGTGGTGGCGGTGGTGGCGGAGGAGGCGGTGGTGGCGGCGGCGGTGGCGGCGGGGGACGCAAGGGCGCCACCCGCATCACCATCGACCCCGAGACGCTCATCCAGTGGGACCCCGAGGTGCTGTTCGTCGACCTCGGGACCGAGACCTACGAGGCGCTCGACGCCCCCGAGTACCAGGACGTCACGGCCATCGCGAACGACGAGGTGTACGCCGTCCTCCCGACGCGGGACTACGGGACGAACTTCGGCACCGTCGTCGCCGACGCCTACGCCGTCGGCGCGGCCGCCAACCCCGACGCCTACGAGGTGGACCCGGTGGCGAAGGCGAACGAGGTGTACGAGACGTTCGTCGGCGAGGGCGTCTACGAGGGTGTGGCCGACGCCTACGGCGAGGGCTTCGGCCCGATGAGGTAA